GAAAGGTAGACGTTTTAGACCTCATCTCCTGCATAAATCCATTCAAAGTGATAAGGGAGAGATCCATGAATATAAAGTCCTTGAAGAGTATCCCATAAAACTTAAAGATGAAAATTATTGGACAATCATCGCAGAAGCCATGCAGTCTGTGATTACTAATAATGAAGGGACAGGTTATCGTTTTGGTCGAAATGCGCCCTACTCGGTTGCAGCCAAAACTGGCACAGCCCAAGTATTTGGCGGTAAGCAATATGAAAAAGTCCGTAAAGCCAAATACGAGGATATTCCTGAATACTTAAGAGACCATTCGCTCATTATTGCCTTTGCTCCTGTAGAAAAACCAGAAATTGCAGTGGCAGTAATGGTAGAAAATGATCTAGCAGCATCTAATGTGGCACGAAAGGTCATGGATGCTTATTTTGAACTGAAGAAAAGTGAAACTAAGTCATGAAAACACGTCACAATCGACCAGTTTATAGACTAACTGCAAAATCAATCCATGTTGATTTTCCTTTGTTGTGTTTACTTTTAGCCTTGATTGCTATGGGGATGCTAATTCTATTCAGTGCTTCAAATCAAAATTTAAGCATGGTATTTCGGCAATCAGTTAGATTAGTGTTTGCTTTAAGTATCATGATGGTTTTTGCTGCAATTCCTCCTCACAAATATAAAGCATGGACACCATGGATTTATGGGATAGGTTTAGCCTTGCTAATTGCGGTGATGCTTATAGGTAAGATTGGTAAAGGAGCGCAGCGTTGGTTAGATTTAGGACTATTTCGATTTCAACCCTCAGAAATCATGAAATTAGCCATTCCTATGATGGCCGCTTGGTATTTTGATCGCCAACCCTTCCCTATCAGAATCAAATCGCTATTGGTTGCCGCGTTAATGATTTTTATCCCGGGTATTTTAATTGCTAAACAACCTGATTTAGGTACTGCTATTATGGTGATTGCCTCTGGCTTATGCGTTATTTTTTTGGCCGGAATAAGAATGCGTATTTTATTATTTATGGGTATGGCTATCGGTGCAAGCATCCCCTTAGTTTGGCACGTGATGCACGATTATCAAAAACAGCGAATTTATACTTTACTTAATCCAGAACAAGATCCTCTTGGATCGGGTTATCATATTATTCAATCCAAAATTGCGATTGGTTCCGGTGGTGTTTTTGGAAAGGGCTGGCTTGAAGGAAGTCAATCTCATCTTAATTTTTTACCGGAGCATGCAACTGACTTTATTTTTGCAGTGAGCGGGGAAGAGTTTGGTTTCGTCGGCAGCTGTATTCTTATTGCATTAGTGATTTTGATTTCACTTCGTGGTCTTCATATAGCAAGGCATGCGCAAACCAGTTTTACTCGTCTCCTAGCTGCAAGTTTGGCAATGACTTTCTTTCTTTCTGCTTTCGTCAATATAGGTATGGTGATGGGTATTTTGCCTGTCGTTGGTATTCCTTTGCCTCTAGTCAGCTATGGTGGAACCGCAATGGTGACTTTTCTCACCGGCTTTGGTGTTTTGATGTCAATTAGCTCACACCGCATTTTATTTAATAATTTATCCTATGGCCGCTAACATAATAGGTTTCCTTCATGTGGCTTAAGAACAATTATTAAATCATAATTCAAAGTGTTGACATTATTTTCTTTATGAATAATAATTTGCCACTTCGATTTCTGGCACCACAATCTATGGAATTAAAATTAATTACGATTAGAGCCCTTATTATAACCCTATTGGCTATTTCGAACGGCTATTCAGAAGAAGTTACAATCACAGGCTCAATAAAACACATTATCAAGTTATCAACGAACAAAGCTGTACAATCCAAAGAAAATGAAAAGGAAATTCAATTATTACGAATAGAACTTTCTGATGAAGAAAAAGCATTGCTTGAAATGAGAGCCAGAGAAGCATCTCTACACAGAAATCAATTTTCATTAGATTCCTCTTCTCAAGAATCGACTCTACCTAATGCCATTCAACTCGGTATGAACAAAGTTCCGGTACTTGATCAAGGTCGTCATGGAACATGCGTTACTTTTGCTGTAACAGGCGCATTGGATGCATTAATTGGTAAAGGCGACTATGTTAGCCAGCTTTGTCACTTACAATTAGGTAATTATTTAGAAAACCATGGCTACAGTTCAAGTGGCTGGGATGGGAGCAACGCAAGTTCTGTAATCAGCCAAATTAGCCAATATGGGATTATTAATAAGGAAAAGCAGCGAAAATTTGGCTGTGGTGTTTTGAAGGAATACCCTCTTAATGGTAAAACCCCAAAATCATATATAGAACCAGATAAATTCGCTTCAATGAGTGAATTGATTTTTGGTCATTTGGCGAATTGGTCAAATAGCTATTATCGACTTGATTCTAGTAAAACATTAAATGAAGTCAAACAAGCCCTTAATTCAGGAGATAGATTAGTTTTTGCAGTAAGGTTGCCACGTACGGATTTAGGAACAGTTGGCGCGGTAGGTAAATACAAGACTTGGATTGACAAAGACACTTGGGTATTAACCCAAGAAATCATTGACGGTATAAAAAATGTGAAATCAGCGCATGAAATGATAATTACAGGCTATGATGATAATGCTGTAGCTTTCGATAACAAGGGAAAAAAACACAAGGGCTTGTTGATACTACGCAACTCTTGGGGAGCTTGGGCTGGTAACTATGGTGAATTCTATATGTCATATGACTACTTTAAATTACTGACTTTTGAAGTTAAACGATTCTCTCCAAATTCAATTTAGTTATGCCATATTTGCACTGCTCCCTTTCACTGGAAAGATACAGTTATTTTGGGCCTCAAAGCCCAAAATAACTCATATCAATTCTACAGAATGCAAAACTGCAGCTACGGATGAAAAATTCTTACGATGAATGGCACAAGGCCCCTTTTCTTTTAATGCAGCACGATGCATGGCAGTTGCATAACCTTTATGTAGCGCAAAACCGTAACCTGGATAAATTAAATCCATTGCTTCCATTTCCTCATCGCGAAGGACTTTTGCTAGAATTGAGGCAGCACTAATTGCATTTTCAATATTATCACCATTGATAATTGCCTTGCATGGGATGGCTATTGTTGGAATGAACATACCATCGACAATCACTTCATCCGGTTGAATAGTTAAGGCCTCGATTGCCCTCTTCATCGCTAGGAGAGTAGCATGATGAATATTTAATCGATCGATTTCTTCCACCTCGGCTCTGCCGTAAGAAAAACAGAGTGCTTCATTTTTAATCTTATCAACTAATTTTTTCCGTTTGGCAGCAGTTAACTTTTTTGAATCCATCACACCTTCAATTGGCTTATTAAGAATTACTGCTGCGGTGATAAGTGGACCTGCTAAAGGCCCTCGCCCTACTTCATCAACTCCGGCAATACACCCCGCCATTGCTTATCTCCTGAAAATCAACAAACAGCTAATCATAACCATTTAAAATTGATTTATCATTAAGAAAATGAGATCATGCGCACAAATTATTATCATCGTTGTATTATGAGTATATTAAATTGTGCCGTAATTGGCGTCGGTTACTTAGGGCGCTTTCATGCTCAAAAATATAAAATGCTACCTAATGCTAACTTAGTAGCAATTTGTGACATTAATCCAGATGCTTGTGAAACTGTATCACGTGAGCTTAATGTTCCTGCTTATATCGATTATAAAGACTTGTTTGGCAAAATTGATGCCGTTAGCATTGTCTCTACGACGAATAGGCACTACGAAATCGCTAAAGAATGTTTAACCCAAGGCATCCATGTTCTTATTGAGAAACCCATTACAGAAACTGTCGAACAGGCAAACGAGCTGATTGCTCTGGCCAAACAGCATCGAGTGAAATTACAGGTGGGTCATTTAGAACGGTTTAATGCCGCTCGCTTAGCACTCGATGAATACCTCGAACAGCCATTATTTATTGAATCACACCGATTAGCCCCTTTTAACCCAAGAGGCACTGATGTTAATGTAGTTCTCGACTTGATGATTCATGACATTGATCTGATCCAAGCAATTGTTAATTACCCAATTGTTAATATTGATGCACAAGGTGCACCTGTTCTATCCAAATCAATTGATATTGCCAATGCCAGAATTACCTTTGCAAATCATTGTGTTGCGAATGTAACGGCCAGTCGTGTTAGCTTCAAAACAGAGCGCAAAACACGAATTTTTCAGCCTAATTCATATATTTCGATTGATTATCAAAATAAACAATTCGCTGTATTTCAAAAAGGGGAAGGCGAAATGTTTCCAGGTATACCTGAAATTACCAGGCATCAGTCTGTATTTGATAAAGGTGACGCATTACTCGAAGAGATAAAGGCCTTCTTAGATTGCATAGAGAAGGATACAATACCCCTAGTTACCGGAGAGGAAGGAAGAGACGCATTGGCCACAGCAGCAAAAATTTCGGCATTAATTGATAACCATTTGACTTTAAATTATGCCCGAGACTAAACGGCTTGTGATTATTGCTGGAGAAGAATCAGGTGATATCCACGCTGCTTCCCTTGTACATCAATTAAAAACTGTACACAAATCGCTTGAAATCAGCGGTATTGGTGGACGACATATGCAAGAAGCCGGTGTTCATCTCATTAGCGATTTAGCGAGATATGGCACAACCGGCCTCACTGAAGTACTCCGTAATTTGCTTATCATCAAAAAAGCATTTAATGCCATCAAAATTCACCTAAGCAATAACAAACCTGATCTGCTCATCTTAGTTGATTTCCCTGGCTTCAATTTACGGCTTGTAAAATTTGCAAAAGAACTTGGCATTCGTATCTTATATTATATAAGCCCGCAAATTTGGGCTTGGAAAGCAAACCGTATTGAACTCATTCGCGCCTATGTCGATCGGATGGCGGTTATCCTTCCATTTGAAAAAGCAATTTATCAAAGAGCAAATATTCCCGTATCGTTTGTAGGCCACCCTCTTGTTGAAAAAATACCAACATGCGATGATGCAGCAAGTGCAAGAACTAAATTTGAGCTTCCTACAGACAAACGTTTAATTGCGATGTTACCAGGAAGCAGGCGCAACGAGATTGAAAGGCATATGCCAATATTGTTAGCAGCGGCCGAAAAACTAAACGAAAAACTATCGGATCTACACTTTGTTATTCCAATCGCGGGTACCCTCGAACCTTCTATCGTTAAGAACTATTTTTCTAAATCGAAAATCGGAATCTCATTTACACTTGGTCATGCAAGCGAGGTTGTGGCCTGCAGTGACTGTGCTGTTGTTGCTTCTGGAACCGCCTCTCTTGAGTGCGCCCTCCTTGAAAAACCCATGTGCATTATTTATAAGGGTTCATTACTTAGCTTTATTGCAGCAATGAAAGTCATTAAAGTAAAGTATTTGGGTTTATGTAATCTCTTACAAAATGAAATGATAGTGCCAGAGTTGTTACAGTATGATTGTAATGTCACAGAATTAACCCGTTCTTTGTTTGAGCTGTTGACCGATCAAGAAATGAGTGAACGCATGCAAAGGCGCCTTAGACAACTTAAATTATCGCTATCTACAGGCCAGGCCGATTGTACCATTGCGGAATTGGTCAATTCCGAATTGAAACTCGCTGATAAAAAGCCCCGCGCAGAGAAAGATTCTTCTTGACTTAAGAATTCCTTAAGAATTCCTTAAGAATAGTAGATTATCAATTAACCTTCATGTACAATTAATTTTGCTTTCATTCTCAAATGAAAGTATTGGGATAGAATGATTTAACTAAAATAAGGAAGTTATGATGAATGTCATTGAAACACAAATAGCTACTCAAACTACAAAACAAGATCAAGGTCTTCAAGATTTAGTTTATGGTTTGGTAACACGATTTCTTGCTGAAAATAAAGGCAAAGCCATCGATGATCTCTATGACATGATTCTTTCTGAAGTTGAGCCGCCACTTTTGCAAGCCGTTATGGAAAAGAAACGGGGCAATCAGCTACAAGCAGCTAAACTGCTTGGAATCAGCCGCGGTACAATCAGGAAAAAATTACAACGCTATTTCGGTACGAAATATTTTCGTTTAACCGACGAATAAACCCTCTTTATAAATGATCCTCTTTACTTCCTAAACCAGCTAATACAATCTAGCAGGATAAAGTACTGAGTGTATTTATAAGACTTTAAAAGGCCCATTATGTGGGCCTTTCTTATTTATAAATTAATTAAATAGATTAGTTCCCATGCAAAAAAGCCATATTTGGCTCATCTTTCAGATGGCAAAGAGCTACTTATATAGGTATCTAAGTCGCACATCATAGCCTTTTTTTTTGCAATCTATGCTTCAATATAACTTTTGTGTTAAATCCAACATAGGAACCTGAGCTATTGTTTAATTGCAAAAAAATTTAATAACTCTCTTTTTCCAGTGGTTTTTGCCATGCTTTCAGAGGTAATAATATGGCCCTTTCCTGATATAGAGTAGGAAGGGAGGCAGGCAGCTACAAGCCGCCATCCTCTCTAACTCTTGAAACGTAGCTTTAGGCTTCAAGAAGTAATTTATTTATCCGATTGACAAAATCAGCCGGATTATCTAATTGACCGCCCTCAGCAAGGACAGCTTGTTCAAATAACATTGTAACCCATTCACCAAAAAGGCTCTCATCGCTGATATCATGCAGACGTTTAATTAATGTGTGATCTGGATTAAGCTCAAGAATTGGTTTACTGGGCGGTATTTTTTGACCGGCTGCTTGTAAGATACGCTGCATCTCCATACCCATATCCCCTTCATCAGCGACTACACAAGCAGGAGATGTCGTTAATCGATGAGTAAATTGCACTTCTTTTACTTTATCACCCAAGATTTCTTTAATCTGTTTCAACATGGGTTCTAGATTTTTCTCTTCTTCTTTTATCTTTTCATTTTCTTCGATCTCTAAATCAAATTTACCTTTCGTTATGGACTGTAATTTTTTACCTTCGAACTCGCCCAAATAACCCACTAACCACTCGTCGACGCGGTCACTAAGCAGTAGGACCTCGATACCTTTTTTTCTATAAATTTCGAGATGAGGGCTATTTTTAGCTGCATTATAGCTAGAAGCAGTGATGTAGTAGATCTTGTCTTGGCCTTCTTTCATACGCGCTACATAGTCCATGAGTTTCACTGTTTGCTTTTCAGAGTCACTTATTGTGGTTGCGAAGCGTAACAACTTAGCGATAGTTTCCTTATTGGTAAAATCCTCAATCGGCCCTTCTTTAAGCACTAAACCAAATTCTTCCCAGAATCGTTGATAAGCCTCTGGATCTTGAGTGCTTAATTTATCTAACATGGATAAAACACGTTTAGTACAAGCCGATTTAATTGAATCAACAAGTTTATTCTCTTGCAGAATTTCCCTAGAAATATTTAAAGGCAAATCATTGGCATCCACAATCCCTTTTACAAAACGCAAATAGCGGGGTAAAAATTGCGCAGCGTCATCCATGATAAACACTCGTTTAACATATAACTTTAAACCGTGTTTCGTTTCCTGCTGCCACAAATCAAAAGGGGCATGAGTGGGAATGTAAAGTAAACTGATATAATCTTGCTTACCTTCCACATGGTTATGTGACCAGATAAGAGGATCTTGGTAATCATGAGAAATATGTTTATACAACTCTTTATATTCCTCATCTGAAATATCTGATTTTGATAGAGTCCATAGTGCAGTGGCTTTATTTACTGTTTCATAATCATCCGTTTTCTCACTGTCCATTTTTTTCATCACAATCGGCCAGCAAATATGATCAGAATATTTAGTAATAATTTGACGTAGACGCCAATCACTTAAAAATTCGTCATAGTCATTTTTGAGATGTAAAATAACTTCTGTACCACGATCAGTTCTCTTTTCTTGTCCAATACTAAATTCACCCTCGCCTTTAGACTCCCAAATGATTCCTTCCTCTGGTTTTAAGCCTGCACGGCGGCTTTTTAGCGTCACTTTGTCTGCGACAATAAATGAAGAATAGAAACCAACACCAAATTGACCAATCAAATGGGAATCTTTTGCAGTTTCACCTGTTAAGTGACTTAAGAATTCTTTAGTGCCTGATTTGGCAATAGTACCTAAGTTTTCGACCGCTTCGTCCCAGCTTAAGCCAATACCATTATCTTTAATCGTGATAGTTTTTAATTTTTCATTAAATTCCACAGTAATGCGAAGATCGGGATCGTTCTCATACAAAGAGGCATCAGCAAGAGCTAAAAATCGAAGTTTATCCAAAGCGTCAGAAGCGTTCGAAATAAGCTCCCTTAAAAAGATTTCTTTGTTCGAGTAGAGCGAATGAACAACAAGATGAAGCATTTGTTTCACTTCAGTTTGAAATCCCATAGTTTGCTGCTTTGCCGCCATTTATAAATCTCCCATACTCAAAATTATCATTAAATAAAACCAGCTTGTGGCCTAGACTGACGCTTGCATCAACTAGGTTCCTTACTTTAATAAATACAGGATGTATATGCGGGTGGAACTTGAAAATTTCAAGGGTTGTTACCTTGAATATCTGACTTGAAAAACTCGCGTCCAGTTAACGCGATTTGTTCAATATTGCGGCTTATGTTTTTAGAAATAATATTAAGGGGTAAATCGTTATCGTCTTTACCGAACGGTTCCTCCAATTCTTCCGATAGGATTTCTAAACCCAACAAAATATAAACAATCATCACCATCATCGGGATGATTAAAAAGCCAAAAGTATCTACCCAACCAAATGGAAACATTAAGGCATAAAAGAGCAAGGCTTGTTTAACAAAAAAAGCAAATGCCGGCGGCACGTGGGTGTTTGCAATTCGTTCACAGCCACCTACCATATCAATCAAATTGGCTAAGTGGGTATCTAAAGCTAAGTATTGCTCAAATCGAAGCTTTTCTTCGCCGCGCAGTTGATTGAGGATAAAATACATCCGCTGAATCACTAATAGTACAGGATGTTGAGAGCTAGTATCCTCAATACCCAATAATTGTAATTCCATTTCAACTTCCTTAATTTCCTTACGTAAATTAGCTTTAACGATAATAGGTAATTTTTTTAATAATTGATAAAAATTCGGATGAACATGAAGACCCGTAAATATCTCAAATTTTAAAGCTAAATTTCGGCAGTTATTGACGATTGAGCCCCAGAGAATTCGACCTTCCCACCAGCGCGAATAACTAG
The genomic region above belongs to Legionella micdadei and contains:
- a CDS encoding Gfo/Idh/MocA family protein produces the protein MSILNCAVIGVGYLGRFHAQKYKMLPNANLVAICDINPDACETVSRELNVPAYIDYKDLFGKIDAVSIVSTTNRHYEIAKECLTQGIHVLIEKPITETVEQANELIALAKQHRVKLQVGHLERFNAARLALDEYLEQPLFIESHRLAPFNPRGTDVNVVLDLMIHDIDLIQAIVNYPIVNIDAQGAPVLSKSIDIANARITFANHCVANVTASRVSFKTERKTRIFQPNSYISIDYQNKQFAVFQKGEGEMFPGIPEITRHQSVFDKGDALLEEIKAFLDCIEKDTIPLVTGEEGRDALATAAKISALIDNHLTLNYARD
- a CDS encoding C1 family peptidase translates to MELKLITIRALIITLLAISNGYSEEVTITGSIKHIIKLSTNKAVQSKENEKEIQLLRIELSDEEKALLEMRAREASLHRNQFSLDSSSQESTLPNAIQLGMNKVPVLDQGRHGTCVTFAVTGALDALIGKGDYVSQLCHLQLGNYLENHGYSSSGWDGSNASSVISQISQYGIINKEKQRKFGCGVLKEYPLNGKTPKSYIEPDKFASMSELIFGHLANWSNSYYRLDSSKTLNEVKQALNSGDRLVFAVRLPRTDLGTVGAVGKYKTWIDKDTWVLTQEIIDGIKNVKSAHEMIITGYDDNAVAFDNKGKKHKGLLILRNSWGAWAGNYGEFYMSYDYFKLLTFEVKRFSPNSI
- the lpxB gene encoding lipid-A-disaccharide synthase; this translates as MPETKRLVIIAGEESGDIHAASLVHQLKTVHKSLEISGIGGRHMQEAGVHLISDLARYGTTGLTEVLRNLLIIKKAFNAIKIHLSNNKPDLLILVDFPGFNLRLVKFAKELGIRILYYISPQIWAWKANRIELIRAYVDRMAVILPFEKAIYQRANIPVSFVGHPLVEKIPTCDDAASARTKFELPTDKRLIAMLPGSRRNEIERHMPILLAAAEKLNEKLSDLHFVIPIAGTLEPSIVKNYFSKSKIGISFTLGHASEVVACSDCAVVASGTASLECALLEKPMCIIYKGSLLSFIAAMKVIKVKYLGLCNLLQNEMIVPELLQYDCNVTELTRSLFELLTDQEMSERMQRRLRQLKLSLSTGQADCTIAELVNSELKLADKKPRAEKDSS
- the rnhB gene encoding ribonuclease HII, yielding MAGCIAGVDEVGRGPLAGPLITAAVILNKPIEGVMDSKKLTAAKRKKLVDKIKNEALCFSYGRAEVEEIDRLNIHHATLLAMKRAIEALTIQPDEVIVDGMFIPTIAIPCKAIINGDNIENAISAASILAKVLRDEEMEAMDLIYPGYGFALHKGYATAMHRAALKEKGPCAIHRKNFSSVAAVLHSVELI
- the rodA gene encoding rod shape-determining protein RodA translates to MKTRHNRPVYRLTAKSIHVDFPLLCLLLALIAMGMLILFSASNQNLSMVFRQSVRLVFALSIMMVFAAIPPHKYKAWTPWIYGIGLALLIAVMLIGKIGKGAQRWLDLGLFRFQPSEIMKLAIPMMAAWYFDRQPFPIRIKSLLVAALMIFIPGILIAKQPDLGTAIMVIASGLCVIFLAGIRMRILLFMGMAIGASIPLVWHVMHDYQKQRIYTLLNPEQDPLGSGYHIIQSKIAIGSGGVFGKGWLEGSQSHLNFLPEHATDFIFAVSGEEFGFVGSCILIALVILISLRGLHIARHAQTSFTRLLAASLAMTFFLSAFVNIGMVMGILPVVGIPLPLVSYGGTAMVTFLTGFGVLMSISSHRILFNNLSYGR
- a CDS encoding bestrophin family ion channel, with protein sequence MKLRSHNLLTWVPHLFLFYKEKVFRKLMPIMVILTIYAILIAYFFQHATRYNLGQFHLIFSFILTIIIGFRVNTSYSRWWEGRILWGSIVNNCRNLALKFEIFTGLHVHPNFYQLLKKLPIIVKANLRKEIKEVEMELQLLGIEDTSSQHPVLLVIQRMYFILNQLRGEEKLRFEQYLALDTHLANLIDMVGGCERIANTHVPPAFAFFVKQALLFYALMFPFGWVDTFGFLIIPMMVMIVYILLGLEILSEELEEPFGKDDNDLPLNIISKNISRNIEQIALTGREFFKSDIQGNNP
- the htpG gene encoding molecular chaperone HtpG; its protein translation is MAAKQQTMGFQTEVKQMLHLVVHSLYSNKEIFLRELISNASDALDKLRFLALADASLYENDPDLRITVEFNEKLKTITIKDNGIGLSWDEAVENLGTIAKSGTKEFLSHLTGETAKDSHLIGQFGVGFYSSFIVADKVTLKSRRAGLKPEEGIIWESKGEGEFSIGQEKRTDRGTEVILHLKNDYDEFLSDWRLRQIITKYSDHICWPIVMKKMDSEKTDDYETVNKATALWTLSKSDISDEEYKELYKHISHDYQDPLIWSHNHVEGKQDYISLLYIPTHAPFDLWQQETKHGLKLYVKRVFIMDDAAQFLPRYLRFVKGIVDANDLPLNISREILQENKLVDSIKSACTKRVLSMLDKLSTQDPEAYQRFWEEFGLVLKEGPIEDFTNKETIAKLLRFATTISDSEKQTVKLMDYVARMKEGQDKIYYITASSYNAAKNSPHLEIYRKKGIEVLLLSDRVDEWLVGYLGEFEGKKLQSITKGKFDLEIEENEKIKEEEKNLEPMLKQIKEILGDKVKEVQFTHRLTTSPACVVADEGDMGMEMQRILQAAGQKIPPSKPILELNPDHTLIKRLHDISDESLFGEWVTMLFEQAVLAEGGQLDNPADFVNRINKLLLEA
- a CDS encoding helix-turn-helix domain-containing protein, encoding MNVIETQIATQTTKQDQGLQDLVYGLVTRFLAENKGKAIDDLYDMILSEVEPPLLQAVMEKKRGNQLQAAKLLGISRGTIRKKLQRYFGTKYFRLTDE